One part of the [Synechococcus] sp. NIES-970 genome encodes these proteins:
- a CDS encoding TPR domain containing protein: protein MCVLSTGAPVRSQAVLPLRRDLSQLELEQQGLMLIEDAVQLSRFQQYSWAIPRAKLATQLVPERFEAWYILGTLLVQEQDFDGGIQALNMARRLNARESGVHSILGSAYFQKGEYESALSALNMATRLGDNSIETLFDLGNTQYMLEQYDAAIATYERAIAQDANFWPGINNIGLVQYERGQVDAAIASWQRAAAIDPSAAEPQLAVAVATYTKGDRSRGLELTRQALAIDSRYGEIDFLVENLWGERLIEATSTLFENPTVQALLNDLEQNAFRPEMEP, encoded by the coding sequence GGTCCTTCCCCTCAGGCGCGACTTGAGTCAACTGGAACTCGAACAACAGGGTTTAATGCTGATCGAAGATGCGGTTCAGCTATCGCGTTTTCAACAATATAGCTGGGCCATCCCCCGGGCAAAGTTGGCGACTCAGTTAGTGCCTGAGCGGTTTGAAGCTTGGTATATCCTTGGCACGCTGCTGGTGCAAGAGCAGGATTTTGATGGGGGGATCCAAGCCCTCAATATGGCCAGACGATTAAATGCGCGGGAAAGCGGTGTCCATAGCATTTTAGGTTCTGCCTACTTCCAGAAGGGGGAATATGAGTCCGCCCTAAGCGCCCTGAATATGGCGACCCGCCTCGGAGATAATTCCATTGAGACGTTGTTTGATCTGGGCAATACTCAGTACATGCTCGAGCAATATGACGCGGCGATCGCCACCTACGAAAGAGCGATCGCCCAGGATGCGAATTTCTGGCCAGGGATCAATAACATTGGCCTGGTGCAATATGAACGGGGGCAAGTTGATGCGGCGATCGCCAGTTGGCAACGGGCTGCAGCCATTGATCCCAGCGCCGCCGAGCCCCAGCTGGCAGTGGCCGTTGCCACCTATACCAAAGGTGATCGCTCTAGGGGTTTAGAGTTGACCCGCCAGGCCCTTGCGATCGATAGCCGCTATGGTGAAATTGATTTTTTAGTCGAAAATCTTTGGGGCGAGCGGCTCATTGAAGCGACCAGTACCTTGTTTGAGAATCCGACGGTACAAGCCTTGCTGAATGACCT